TGCGGCTCGCATCCAGCTAAAGGATGGTTACGCCCAAATAAAAAACGGGGAAGCTTGGTTAATCAATGTTCATATTGCTCCTTTTGAGCAAGGGAACATCTGGAATCAAGATCCAGAACGTACTCGGAAATTATTGCTCAAGAAAAAGCAAATCACCAAACTTCAAAATGATCTTAAAGGAACAGGGATGACCTTAGTCCCACTTAAGGTTTACCTAAAAAATGGTTTTGCCAAGGTTCTACTGGGTATCGCCAAAGGGAAGCACGATTACGATAAACGTGAGTCAATCAAACGTCGCGAACAAGAGCGTGACATTAAACGTATTATCAAGAGTGTTAACCGTTAAAACACCTATCATCTAAGACTGACCTGGTATTAGATGATTTTTTTTGCTTTTTAGCTTTAAGAAATGATATAATGGAAACATCGTATGATCTTTCGTTAGGGCTGTCTTGAATAGTACCTAGCGCTAGATTTTGATACTGTAAAGGAGATTTACGATGCCAGTAGATGCAAAAACAAAATATAAGGCTAAGAAGATTAAGATTGTTTTCTTTGATATTGATGACACCCTTCGTGTCAAAAAAACAGGTTATATTCCAGAGTCTATTAAGGCTGTTTTCAAAGGACTTAAAGAAAAAGGAATCTTGACAGGGATCGCTACAGGACGTGGCTACTATGGTGTAGTTGAGGAAATTCTGGACCTAGAACCTGATTATTTTGTAACAATCAATGGAACTTATGTCATTAACCGAAAAGGGGAAGAAATTTATAATCAGCCCCTTGCTCGTGAAGTTACTGAAGCTTTTGTTGCTTGGTGCAAAGAGATTGGGATTGCTTGGGGCTTCGCTGGTAAGGATAAGCCAGTTGTCTCAGAACGTTCAGAATTGATTGATGATGCTATAGTGCCTATCTATGGTATTTGTGACGTTGAGCCAGATTTCCATTTGACTAATGATGTTTATCAGATGTGGACTTTTGCAGAAAATGATGGTGACCTTAAGTTGCCGGAGGAACTCGCAGCCCACGTTCGCTTGGTGCCATGGCACGAACACTCATCTGATGTGGTAGCAACTGGTATCTCAAAGGCTTCAGGTGTCGGTCATGTCTTGGAGCATGAGAATCTTACACCAGTCAATGCTATGATGTTTGGTGATGGGCCAAATGATATGGAAATTTTTGACTATGTTGGTCTTAAAATTGCCATGGGGAACGCCACACCAGAACTTAAAGCCAAAGCTGATTATGTAACTGGAACAGTAGAAGAAGATGGCATTTTCAATGCCTTGGAGGAACTCGGATTGGTAGAAAAAGAACTTCATTTCCCACAACTTGACTTGGATACAGTAGAAGGTCCAGTCGCAACGATTAAAACAAATCATGGTGATTTGGTCATCAAGCTTTTCCCTGACCATGCGCCATTGGCTGTCACTAACTTTGTCAATTTGGCCAAGAGCGGCTATTATGATGGTGTGATTTTCCACCGTATTATCAAGGACTTTATGATTCAAGGTGGTGACCCAACTGGTACTGGTATGGGTGGTGAATCAAGCTTTGGTGGTAGCTTCCAGGACGAGTTTTCTGAAGAACTCTATAACCTCCGTGGTGCACTTTCAATGGCAAATGCTGGACCAGATACTAATGGTAGCCAGTTCTTCATTGTTCAAGCACCTGAGATTCCTTATGCTAAAAAGGAACTTGAACGTGGTGGCTGGCCAGCACCAATTGCAGAAGCTTATGCTGAAAATGGTGGCACACCTCACCTAGATCGTCGTCACACTGTTTTTGGTCATTTGGTAGATGAAGCCTCTTACAAGGTGCTCGATGAGATTGCCAATGTTGAGGTTGGAACTCAAGATAAGCCGCTTGAGGAAGTTGTTATTGAAACGATTGAGGTAACAGACTAAGATGAAAATTGGAGACAAGCTTAGGGGGGTTATCACGGGCATCAAGCCTTACGGTGCCTTTGTTTCATTGGATAATGGTACCACAGGCTTGATTCATATCTCGGAGATTAAGACAGGTTATATCGACAACATCTACAATACACTAAAGGTAGGCCAGGAAGTCTTGGTTCAGGTAGTTGATTTTGATGAATTTACTCAAAAGGCCAGTCTTTCTTTGAGGACACTTGAGGAAGAAAAAAATAAAATCCCTCACCGTCATCGTTTCTCAGATAGTCGTTTAAACTATGGCTTTAAACCTTTGGCAGAAGCGTTGCCAGGATGGATTGAAGAAGGGCTTGACTATCTTAGACAAGAGCATGAAGGATAAATAGCAAAAGCTGACACATGATGGGTCAGCTTTTTAAATGTCATTTGAATTTGAGTGCAAACGAAATGGTCCTCAACTTAATTGAAGGCCATTCTGGATTAATTAAACATCAAAATAGAGAAGTTCTTTTGGTGTATGTGTAAAGACTTCGAAGCCATCTTTTGTAACGTAGCCACAGTCTTCGATACGAACACCAACTTTTTCAGGAATGTAAATTCCTGGTTCAACAGAGAAGCACATACCTTCTTCGATAATCAAGTCATTTCCTTCCATGATTGACGGAAACTCATGGACATCCATACCAAGACCATGTCCCAAACGGTGGTTGAAGTATTCGCCGTAACCAGCCTTTTCAATAACATTACGAGCTGCAGCATCAACTTCACTGGCTGTTACGCCTGGTTTGATAAAATCAAGGGCAGTGAGTTGAGCTTCCAAACAGATATTGTAGATATCTTTCTTGAATTGGTCAGGTTGACCAACAGCTACGGTACGTGTCATATCTGAAACATAGCCTTGACTAACAACACCCAAGTCGAAGAGGAGGAGGCTATCATTTTCAATGCGGTTAGTTCCTGGAATACCATGTGGGTTTGCGGCATTGTTGCCTGTGAGAACCATAGTTTCAAAGGACATTTGATTGATACCGATTTTCTTCATGCCAAATTCGATTTGAGCAATGATGTCTGTTTCAGTAACGTCGAGAGATATATTGTCAAAACCGATATTGACAGCTTTATCAGCATAATCACCGGCAACAATCATTTTTTGAATTTCATCAGCTGACTTGATAACTCGCATTTTGTGGATGAATGGTGTCAGGTTCTCGAAGCGACCTTCAAAGACCGTTTGCAATCCTTGGAATTTAGTTACATTGAGATTATCAAACTCTGCATAAATAATAGGGATGTCTGTACTTGCTAGACCAGCTTTGATTTTTTGCCATGGATTTTCAGAGTCCATATAACCGAAGACTGGGAAATCGAGAACAGAAGAGGCACGTGCAACCTCAAGAGCAGGAACAAAGAGGGCAGGCTCACGATTTTCGTAGACGAAGAGGAACATTTGGCGTTCATGTGGGTCACAATCAAAACCAGTAAGATAATTGACAGTTACAGGATCTGAAACAATAGCTAGCCCTGATTTATTTTCATTTAAAAAATGACGAATGCGATCAAGTTTAGACATAGAAAAAACTCCTTTTTATTTCTTACATTCATTCTGTCACTTTTATAGGGAAAATGCAAGCTGTTTTTGGATTTTCATTAAATCATTTGCTTTCATTGAGTTTTTTTAATCTTATAGGTTGTAAGCGATGAATAATCATGAAAATGCGAAATGATAGCCAAATATTTGAAACGTCTTTCTTTACCTTAGCTATCGAAAGAGGATACTTTTCATTTTTTGTAAAGGATTAGTCAAAACATTTGAAAGTGTTTTCAAATTTTGCTATAATTATTGTGAAAAAGTGTGCATTAAATTTAGAAAGGAAGTATTTCTTATGAATACTGATGAAACAATCACAATTTATGATGTAGCGCGTGAAGCTGGAGTATCGATGGCAACTGTTTCTCGTGTTGTAAATGGTAACAAAAACGTA
This region of Streptococcus thermophilus genomic DNA includes:
- the smpB gene encoding SsrA-binding protein SmpB; translated protein: MPKGEGNVVAQNKKARHDYSIVDTIEAGIVLTGTEIKSVRAARIQLKDGYAQIKNGEAWLINVHIAPFEQGNIWNQDPERTRKLLLKKKQITKLQNDLKGTGMTLVPLKVYLKNGFAKVLLGIAKGKHDYDKRESIKRREQERDIKRIIKSVNR
- a CDS encoding M24 family metallopeptidase translates to MSKLDRIRHFLNENKSGLAIVSDPVTVNYLTGFDCDPHERQMFLFVYENREPALFVPALEVARASSVLDFPVFGYMDSENPWQKIKAGLASTDIPIIYAEFDNLNVTKFQGLQTVFEGRFENLTPFIHKMRVIKSADEIQKMIVAGDYADKAVNIGFDNISLDVTETDIIAQIEFGMKKIGINQMSFETMVLTGNNAANPHGIPGTNRIENDSLLLFDLGVVSQGYVSDMTRTVAVGQPDQFKKDIYNICLEAQLTALDFIKPGVTASEVDAAARNVIEKAGYGEYFNHRLGHGLGMDVHEFPSIMEGNDLIIEEGMCFSVEPGIYIPEKVGVRIEDCGYVTKDGFEVFTHTPKELLYFDV
- a CDS encoding Cof-type HAD-IIB family hydrolase; this translates as MPVDAKTKYKAKKIKIVFFDIDDTLRVKKTGYIPESIKAVFKGLKEKGILTGIATGRGYYGVVEEILDLEPDYFVTINGTYVINRKGEEIYNQPLAREVTEAFVAWCKEIGIAWGFAGKDKPVVSERSELIDDAIVPIYGICDVEPDFHLTNDVYQMWTFAENDGDLKLPEELAAHVRLVPWHEHSSDVVATGISKASGVGHVLEHENLTPVNAMMFGDGPNDMEIFDYVGLKIAMGNATPELKAKADYVTGTVEEDGIFNALEELGLVEKELHFPQLDLDTVEGPVATIKTNHGDLVIKLFPDHAPLAVTNFVNLAKSGYYDGVIFHRIIKDFMIQGGDPTGTGMGGESSFGGSFQDEFSEELYNLRGALSMANAGPDTNGSQFFIVQAPEIPYAKKELERGGWPAPIAEAYAENGGTPHLDRRHTVFGHLVDEASYKVLDEIANVEVGTQDKPLEEVVIETIEVTD
- a CDS encoding S1 RNA-binding domain-containing protein, translated to MKIGDKLRGVITGIKPYGAFVSLDNGTTGLIHISEIKTGYIDNIYNTLKVGQEVLVQVVDFDEFTQKASLSLRTLEEEKNKIPHRHRFSDSRLNYGFKPLAEALPGWIEEGLDYLRQEHEG